In Aegilops tauschii subsp. strangulata cultivar AL8/78 chromosome 3, Aet v6.0, whole genome shotgun sequence, one genomic interval encodes:
- the LOC109771010 gene encoding BTB/POZ domain and ankyrin repeat-containing protein NPR1 isoform X2, producing the protein MPSMVGAQSLFENEVHHLMRLRHPNIVRLMGYCYETKKVILEYRGKNVFAERSEMLLCLEYLPKGSLDGYISDGSSQLDWHTCYKIIEGICNGLHYLHEQIDKSVLHLDLKPANVLLDNNLAPKLTDFGLSRLLDQYQTMFTPNRFGTLGYMAPEYIDEGTITPKTDIFSLGVIIMELITGHRDYPSVAGTSSEGFIEHVLKKWRNTLEKAQGYTKLEIDCQQIKRCIQIGLICVNPEWSKRPTTAKIIKMLKGLESSDCRISNEATSSAHQTSNGVSERGKQPPKNTLCIEILEQAERQDLALVSLAIAGDCLCGKLKLLYLKNGEHISPQASIVRIVVPGSPAGTKLHVDPYMLSMRSPYLRAIFTRHNNQYGASEGSAEGNRMDLQEFLGKEVKVEYDALLLVLLYLYSGRVGDLPESAYICADENGCAHLGCHPTVSFKVQVLFVAFTFQVPELTSLFQRDLLDVLHKVEVDNLPLILSVANLCKKSCGKLLERCLEMVVQSNLDMITLEKVLPPDVVKQITDLRLSFGLASSEDMGFPNKHVRRILRALDSDDVELVRILIKEGQTNLDDAFALHYAVEHCDSKITTELLDIALADVSLRNPRGYTVLHIAARRKDPKIIVSLLTKGARPSDFTFDGRKAVHISKRLTKHGDYFANTGEGKPYPNDKLCIEILEQAERRDSHFGKAYVSLALDGDVLRGRLLYLENRVALSRILFPVEARVATDIAQVDGTSEFALGHLVAIDLNGTPTKMKDEHLARMRALSKTVKLGKRYFPRCSNVLDKIMDDEPELASLGRDASSERKRRFHDLQDTLLKAFSEDKEEFNRTTTLSSSSSSTPTVARNLTGRPRR; encoded by the exons ATGCCATCAATGGTGGGCGCTCAGAGTTTATTTGAGAATGAGGTTCATCATCTTATGAGGCTTAGGCACCCGAATATTGTGCGACTTATGGGGTATTGCTATGAAACAAAGAAAGTTATTTTAGAATACAGAGGGAAAAATGTTTTTGCTGAGAGGTCAGAAATGTTGCTTTGCTTGGAGTATCTCCCTAAAGGTAGCCTTGATGGTTATATTTCAG ATGGATCATCCCAACTTGATTGGCACACGTGCTACAAAATAATTGAGGGGATTTGCAATGGTTTGCACTACCTTCACGAGCAAATTGACAAGTCTGTTCTTCACTTGGACCTTAAGCCTGCGAACGTATTGCTTGACAACAATTTGGCACCAAAACTTACAGATTTTGGGCTGTCAAGACTGCTTGATCAATATCAAACTATGTTCACTCCAAATCGTTTTGGTACATT AGGCTACATGGCACCAGAATACATCGATGAAGGTACAATCACACCTAAGACAGACATATTTAGTTTGGGTGTGATTATCATGGAGCTAATAACGGGACACAGGGACTACCCAAGTGTTGCGGGAACATCTTCCGAGGGCTTTATTGAGCAT GTACTTAAAAAATGGAGAAACACATTGGAGAAAGCACAGGGGTACACAAAGCTAGAAATAGATTGCCAACAAATTAAACGATGCATTCAAATAGGTCTAATCTGTGTTAATCCTGAGTGGTCCAAAAGGCCTACAACAGCAAAAATTATCAAGATGCTTAAAGGACTAGAAAGTTCAGATTGTAGGATTAGCAATGAGGCAACGTCATCAGCACATCAG ACTTCAAATGGGGTTAGTGAACGAGGAAAACAACCTCCAAAAAATACACTATGTATTGAGATTTTGGAGCAAGCTGAAAGACAGGATCTAGCATTGGTCTCTCTTGCAATTGCAGGTGACTGTCTATGTGGAAAGTTGAAGTTGTTGTACCTAAAAAACGGAG AACACATTTCTCCACAGGCATCCATCGTTCGCATCGTTGTCCCAGGCTCGCCTGCTGGTACCAAACTTCATGTGGACCCCTACATGCTCTCCATGCGGAGTCCCTACCTTCGTGCGATCTTCACCCGCCACAATAATCAATATGGTGCATCTGAGGGCAGTGCGGAGGGCAATAGGATGGACCTCCAAGAATTTCTAGGCAAGGAAGTGAAGGTCGAGTACGATGCGCTGTTACTGGTACTCTTGTACCTGTACAGTGGCCGTGTCGGAGACCTTCCCGAGTCGGCGTACATATGTGCCGACGAGAACGGTTGTGCGCACCTCGGCTGCCACCCCACCGTCTCCTTCAAGGTGCAGGTTCTCTTTGTTGCCTTCACATTCCAGGTCCCCGAGCTCACCAGCCTCTTCCAG CGGGATCTCCTTGATGTCCTTCATAAGGTTGAAGTGGATAACCTTCCACTGATCTTGTCTGTTGCAAACTTATGCAAAAAATCTTGCGGGAAACTGCTCGAGAGATGCCTTGAGATGGTAGTCCAGTCAAATCTTGACATGATTACTCTTGAGAAAGTATTGCCTCCAGATGTTGTTAAGCAAATTACTGACTTACGGCTAAGTTTTGGATTAGCTTCATCCGAGGACATGGGCTTTCCTAACAAACATGTAAGAAGGATACTCAGAGCCCTTGATTCCGATGATGTGGAGCTAGTAAGGATTCTGATCAAGGAAGGGCAGACCAATCTTGATGATGCATTTGCGCTCCATTATGCTGTAGAACACTGTGACTCAAAAATTACAACAGAACTTCTGGACATTGCACTTGCAGATGTTAGTCTCAGAAACCCAAGAGGTTACACTGTTCTTCACATTGCCGCCAGACGGAAGGATCCTAAAATCATTGTCTCCCTTTTAACCAAAGGCGCTCGGCCTTCCGATTTTACATTTGATGGAAGAAAAGCAGTTCATATCTCAAAGAGACTCACAAAACATGGGGATTATTTTGCGAATACTGGAGAAGGAAAGCCGTATCCTAATGATAAATTATGCATTGAGATACTGGAGCAAGCTGAAAGAAGGGATTCACACTTTGGAAAAGCATATGTTTCTCTTGCATTGGATGGTGACGTTCTTCGTGGAAGGTTATTGTACCTTGAAAACCGAG TTGCGTTGTCGAGGATATTGTTTCCAGTGGAGGCAAGAGTAGCAACGGACATTGCTCAAGTTGATGGTACTTCGGAATTTGCCCTTGGTCATCTAGTTGCCATTGATCTAAATGGAACTCCTACCAAAATGAAGGATGAACACTTAGCTCGGATGAGAGCTCTCTCCAAAACAG TCAAACTCGGCAAACGTTACTTCCCGCGCTGTTCAAATGTGCTGGACAAGATCATGGATGATGAACCTGAGCTGGCTTCGCTCGGAAGAGATGCATCCTCCGAGAGGAAGAGGAGGTTTCACGACCTGCAAGATACGCTTCTGAAGGCGTTCAGCGAGGACAAGGAGGAGTTTAACAGAACGACAACCCTTTCATCTTCCTCATCGTCGACGCCCACTGTAGCAAGGAACTTGACAGGTCGGCCCAGGAGATGA
- the LOC109771010 gene encoding BTB/POZ domain and ankyrin repeat-containing protein NPR1 isoform X3, producing MKVLKKWRNTLEKAQGYTKLEIDCQQIKRCIQIGLICVNPEWSKRPTTAKIIKMLKGLESSDCRISNEATSSAHQTSNGVSERGKQPPKNTLCIEILEQAERQDLALVSLAIAGDCLCGKLKLLYLKNGEHISPQASIVRIVVPGSPAGTKLHVDPYMLSMRSPYLRAIFTRHNNQYGASEGSAEGNRMDLQEFLGKEVKVEYDALLLVLLYLYSGRVGDLPESAYICADENGCAHLGCHPTVSFKVQVLFVAFTFQVPELTSLFQRDLLDVLHKVEVDNLPLILSVANLCKKSCGKLLERCLEMVVQSNLDMITLEKVLPPDVVKQITDLRLSFGLASSEDMGFPNKHVRRILRALDSDDVELVRILIKEGQTNLDDAFALHYAVEHCDSKITTELLDIALADVSLRNPRGYTVLHIAARRKDPKIIVSLLTKGARPSDFTFDGRKAVHISKRLTKHGDYFANTGEGKPYPNDKLCIEILEQAERRDSHFGKAYVSLALDGDVLRGRLLYLENRVALSRILFPVEARVATDIAQVDGTSEFALGHLVAIDLNGTPTKMKDEHLARMRALSKTVKLGKRYFPRCSNVLDKIMDDEPELASLGRDASSERKRRFHDLQDTLLKAFSEDKEEFNRTTTLSSSSSSTPTVARNLTGRPRR from the exons ATGAAG GTACTTAAAAAATGGAGAAACACATTGGAGAAAGCACAGGGGTACACAAAGCTAGAAATAGATTGCCAACAAATTAAACGATGCATTCAAATAGGTCTAATCTGTGTTAATCCTGAGTGGTCCAAAAGGCCTACAACAGCAAAAATTATCAAGATGCTTAAAGGACTAGAAAGTTCAGATTGTAGGATTAGCAATGAGGCAACGTCATCAGCACATCAG ACTTCAAATGGGGTTAGTGAACGAGGAAAACAACCTCCAAAAAATACACTATGTATTGAGATTTTGGAGCAAGCTGAAAGACAGGATCTAGCATTGGTCTCTCTTGCAATTGCAGGTGACTGTCTATGTGGAAAGTTGAAGTTGTTGTACCTAAAAAACGGAG AACACATTTCTCCACAGGCATCCATCGTTCGCATCGTTGTCCCAGGCTCGCCTGCTGGTACCAAACTTCATGTGGACCCCTACATGCTCTCCATGCGGAGTCCCTACCTTCGTGCGATCTTCACCCGCCACAATAATCAATATGGTGCATCTGAGGGCAGTGCGGAGGGCAATAGGATGGACCTCCAAGAATTTCTAGGCAAGGAAGTGAAGGTCGAGTACGATGCGCTGTTACTGGTACTCTTGTACCTGTACAGTGGCCGTGTCGGAGACCTTCCCGAGTCGGCGTACATATGTGCCGACGAGAACGGTTGTGCGCACCTCGGCTGCCACCCCACCGTCTCCTTCAAGGTGCAGGTTCTCTTTGTTGCCTTCACATTCCAGGTCCCCGAGCTCACCAGCCTCTTCCAG CGGGATCTCCTTGATGTCCTTCATAAGGTTGAAGTGGATAACCTTCCACTGATCTTGTCTGTTGCAAACTTATGCAAAAAATCTTGCGGGAAACTGCTCGAGAGATGCCTTGAGATGGTAGTCCAGTCAAATCTTGACATGATTACTCTTGAGAAAGTATTGCCTCCAGATGTTGTTAAGCAAATTACTGACTTACGGCTAAGTTTTGGATTAGCTTCATCCGAGGACATGGGCTTTCCTAACAAACATGTAAGAAGGATACTCAGAGCCCTTGATTCCGATGATGTGGAGCTAGTAAGGATTCTGATCAAGGAAGGGCAGACCAATCTTGATGATGCATTTGCGCTCCATTATGCTGTAGAACACTGTGACTCAAAAATTACAACAGAACTTCTGGACATTGCACTTGCAGATGTTAGTCTCAGAAACCCAAGAGGTTACACTGTTCTTCACATTGCCGCCAGACGGAAGGATCCTAAAATCATTGTCTCCCTTTTAACCAAAGGCGCTCGGCCTTCCGATTTTACATTTGATGGAAGAAAAGCAGTTCATATCTCAAAGAGACTCACAAAACATGGGGATTATTTTGCGAATACTGGAGAAGGAAAGCCGTATCCTAATGATAAATTATGCATTGAGATACTGGAGCAAGCTGAAAGAAGGGATTCACACTTTGGAAAAGCATATGTTTCTCTTGCATTGGATGGTGACGTTCTTCGTGGAAGGTTATTGTACCTTGAAAACCGAG TTGCGTTGTCGAGGATATTGTTTCCAGTGGAGGCAAGAGTAGCAACGGACATTGCTCAAGTTGATGGTACTTCGGAATTTGCCCTTGGTCATCTAGTTGCCATTGATCTAAATGGAACTCCTACCAAAATGAAGGATGAACACTTAGCTCGGATGAGAGCTCTCTCCAAAACAG TCAAACTCGGCAAACGTTACTTCCCGCGCTGTTCAAATGTGCTGGACAAGATCATGGATGATGAACCTGAGCTGGCTTCGCTCGGAAGAGATGCATCCTCCGAGAGGAAGAGGAGGTTTCACGACCTGCAAGATACGCTTCTGAAGGCGTTCAGCGAGGACAAGGAGGAGTTTAACAGAACGACAACCCTTTCATCTTCCTCATCGTCGACGCCCACTGTAGCAAGGAACTTGACAGGTCGGCCCAGGAGATGA
- the LOC109771010 gene encoding BTB/POZ domain and ankyrin repeat-containing protein NPR1 isoform X1, whose product MGVQQSGEIIVVKRLMPSMVGAQSLFENEVHHLMRLRHPNIVRLMGYCYETKKVILEYRGKNVFAERSEMLLCLEYLPKGSLDGYISDGSSQLDWHTCYKIIEGICNGLHYLHEQIDKSVLHLDLKPANVLLDNNLAPKLTDFGLSRLLDQYQTMFTPNRFGTLGYMAPEYIDEGTITPKTDIFSLGVIIMELITGHRDYPSVAGTSSEGFIEHVLKKWRNTLEKAQGYTKLEIDCQQIKRCIQIGLICVNPEWSKRPTTAKIIKMLKGLESSDCRISNEATSSAHQTSNGVSERGKQPPKNTLCIEILEQAERQDLALVSLAIAGDCLCGKLKLLYLKNGEHISPQASIVRIVVPGSPAGTKLHVDPYMLSMRSPYLRAIFTRHNNQYGASEGSAEGNRMDLQEFLGKEVKVEYDALLLVLLYLYSGRVGDLPESAYICADENGCAHLGCHPTVSFKVQVLFVAFTFQVPELTSLFQRDLLDVLHKVEVDNLPLILSVANLCKKSCGKLLERCLEMVVQSNLDMITLEKVLPPDVVKQITDLRLSFGLASSEDMGFPNKHVRRILRALDSDDVELVRILIKEGQTNLDDAFALHYAVEHCDSKITTELLDIALADVSLRNPRGYTVLHIAARRKDPKIIVSLLTKGARPSDFTFDGRKAVHISKRLTKHGDYFANTGEGKPYPNDKLCIEILEQAERRDSHFGKAYVSLALDGDVLRGRLLYLENRVALSRILFPVEARVATDIAQVDGTSEFALGHLVAIDLNGTPTKMKDEHLARMRALSKTVKLGKRYFPRCSNVLDKIMDDEPELASLGRDASSERKRRFHDLQDTLLKAFSEDKEEFNRTTTLSSSSSSTPTVARNLTGRPRR is encoded by the exons ATG GGTGTGCAGCAAAGTGGGGAGATAATCGTTGTGAAGAGGCTTATGCCATCAATGGTGGGCGCTCAGAGTTTATTTGAGAATGAGGTTCATCATCTTATGAGGCTTAGGCACCCGAATATTGTGCGACTTATGGGGTATTGCTATGAAACAAAGAAAGTTATTTTAGAATACAGAGGGAAAAATGTTTTTGCTGAGAGGTCAGAAATGTTGCTTTGCTTGGAGTATCTCCCTAAAGGTAGCCTTGATGGTTATATTTCAG ATGGATCATCCCAACTTGATTGGCACACGTGCTACAAAATAATTGAGGGGATTTGCAATGGTTTGCACTACCTTCACGAGCAAATTGACAAGTCTGTTCTTCACTTGGACCTTAAGCCTGCGAACGTATTGCTTGACAACAATTTGGCACCAAAACTTACAGATTTTGGGCTGTCAAGACTGCTTGATCAATATCAAACTATGTTCACTCCAAATCGTTTTGGTACATT AGGCTACATGGCACCAGAATACATCGATGAAGGTACAATCACACCTAAGACAGACATATTTAGTTTGGGTGTGATTATCATGGAGCTAATAACGGGACACAGGGACTACCCAAGTGTTGCGGGAACATCTTCCGAGGGCTTTATTGAGCAT GTACTTAAAAAATGGAGAAACACATTGGAGAAAGCACAGGGGTACACAAAGCTAGAAATAGATTGCCAACAAATTAAACGATGCATTCAAATAGGTCTAATCTGTGTTAATCCTGAGTGGTCCAAAAGGCCTACAACAGCAAAAATTATCAAGATGCTTAAAGGACTAGAAAGTTCAGATTGTAGGATTAGCAATGAGGCAACGTCATCAGCACATCAG ACTTCAAATGGGGTTAGTGAACGAGGAAAACAACCTCCAAAAAATACACTATGTATTGAGATTTTGGAGCAAGCTGAAAGACAGGATCTAGCATTGGTCTCTCTTGCAATTGCAGGTGACTGTCTATGTGGAAAGTTGAAGTTGTTGTACCTAAAAAACGGAG AACACATTTCTCCACAGGCATCCATCGTTCGCATCGTTGTCCCAGGCTCGCCTGCTGGTACCAAACTTCATGTGGACCCCTACATGCTCTCCATGCGGAGTCCCTACCTTCGTGCGATCTTCACCCGCCACAATAATCAATATGGTGCATCTGAGGGCAGTGCGGAGGGCAATAGGATGGACCTCCAAGAATTTCTAGGCAAGGAAGTGAAGGTCGAGTACGATGCGCTGTTACTGGTACTCTTGTACCTGTACAGTGGCCGTGTCGGAGACCTTCCCGAGTCGGCGTACATATGTGCCGACGAGAACGGTTGTGCGCACCTCGGCTGCCACCCCACCGTCTCCTTCAAGGTGCAGGTTCTCTTTGTTGCCTTCACATTCCAGGTCCCCGAGCTCACCAGCCTCTTCCAG CGGGATCTCCTTGATGTCCTTCATAAGGTTGAAGTGGATAACCTTCCACTGATCTTGTCTGTTGCAAACTTATGCAAAAAATCTTGCGGGAAACTGCTCGAGAGATGCCTTGAGATGGTAGTCCAGTCAAATCTTGACATGATTACTCTTGAGAAAGTATTGCCTCCAGATGTTGTTAAGCAAATTACTGACTTACGGCTAAGTTTTGGATTAGCTTCATCCGAGGACATGGGCTTTCCTAACAAACATGTAAGAAGGATACTCAGAGCCCTTGATTCCGATGATGTGGAGCTAGTAAGGATTCTGATCAAGGAAGGGCAGACCAATCTTGATGATGCATTTGCGCTCCATTATGCTGTAGAACACTGTGACTCAAAAATTACAACAGAACTTCTGGACATTGCACTTGCAGATGTTAGTCTCAGAAACCCAAGAGGTTACACTGTTCTTCACATTGCCGCCAGACGGAAGGATCCTAAAATCATTGTCTCCCTTTTAACCAAAGGCGCTCGGCCTTCCGATTTTACATTTGATGGAAGAAAAGCAGTTCATATCTCAAAGAGACTCACAAAACATGGGGATTATTTTGCGAATACTGGAGAAGGAAAGCCGTATCCTAATGATAAATTATGCATTGAGATACTGGAGCAAGCTGAAAGAAGGGATTCACACTTTGGAAAAGCATATGTTTCTCTTGCATTGGATGGTGACGTTCTTCGTGGAAGGTTATTGTACCTTGAAAACCGAG TTGCGTTGTCGAGGATATTGTTTCCAGTGGAGGCAAGAGTAGCAACGGACATTGCTCAAGTTGATGGTACTTCGGAATTTGCCCTTGGTCATCTAGTTGCCATTGATCTAAATGGAACTCCTACCAAAATGAAGGATGAACACTTAGCTCGGATGAGAGCTCTCTCCAAAACAG TCAAACTCGGCAAACGTTACTTCCCGCGCTGTTCAAATGTGCTGGACAAGATCATGGATGATGAACCTGAGCTGGCTTCGCTCGGAAGAGATGCATCCTCCGAGAGGAAGAGGAGGTTTCACGACCTGCAAGATACGCTTCTGAAGGCGTTCAGCGAGGACAAGGAGGAGTTTAACAGAACGACAACCCTTTCATCTTCCTCATCGTCGACGCCCACTGTAGCAAGGAACTTGACAGGTCGGCCCAGGAGATGA